The sequence CGTTTGAAGACCAGACAAAACATCTGTCATGGCTAGTGGTACAGGTTGGTATCCATGTTTCTCGTAAAGTGCTGTGGATTTATAATCTCCGGCCCAAATAAATATTTTTGTCTTTTTGAGATCGTCAGGTATATAAACTGGTTTTGTTGAAAACCAGTATGCCCAACCCACATCAACCATTGTTAAAATTTTAAAACCATTTTCTTCTGTAACAGATATAAGGTCATCATTCAACTTCGCTCGAACGAAATCAACTTCATCATAAGACTGGTAAAGCATGGGCATGTAGAATGCTGTAAAATATGGATTAATCTCTGTCATACCTTCGTTGGTTATTGCAGCTCCATGAATCTGCCCAATCCGCATTTTGCGAATCATGTCAGCTTCATCGCCCACCACACCACCGGGATAAATCCGTAAACGTACTTCGCCATCGGTCGCTTTTGTCCACTGCTGTCCAAGGTCTACCAACAAACCATGCCATTCAGTGCCTTCAGGGGCCAAGGTTGCCATTTTTACAATAACCTTTTTCGCCCATAAAAACTGGACAGAAAAGCAAATGAGTAGAATAGGTATGATTCGGTTCATAATTTTTTGATACTAATAAAATAATTCATCTATGTTATCCAATAACCATTGCGCCCTATTACGGCCAATATGATTCGTCAAACGTAAATCATCGTCAGCCATTATATCAATGTTTAATGCTTTATATAGCAAATTAGTGAATTCGTTCCGATTTTGTGTTGCGATAGATACACTTTCGGCAAATGTAACATATGGACTCAAATCTAAACCATCGGATGATTTTACCGCTTTATCGAAATAACTTCGGGCAATTTCTACTTTATTTTCCGGTGCATCATGGCGACTCATGGTATAAGAAATCATTGCGGTGTATAAGGCGCCTTTATTCCATTCAGAATTAATTTTTATTGCCGCTTCAAGGAGATATCCAACCCTCGGCAGTTTAATCACCCACTCTGGATTTCCCCTACTTGAACTTATTGCACCACCATAAGCTGCGGCTGTCCAAAATAGATAGGGAATCTCATATTCAGTAAAGTCCGGACTTTGGTTAGTTTGGCCACCAATCCATCTATCATAATCTAAGTGTTTTATTGAAAAAGATTTGTCTCCATATAAAACAGCTTTGGTAAAATTTTCATTGGCCTGAGCATACAATACTTTTCCACCTATATAATCATCCATAATGATACGATCGGCTTTTTCCATAATAAAACCGTAAGTGTATTTCGTCCAAGATTCACATCCTTTTTGTAATAGTTCAGGATTCTCGGGGTTTTTGACAAGTTTTTTTTCAATTCCATTTACATAATAAAGAAATCCATCTTCAGCCCATTCTGGTTTATTTTCCAAAAGAACAAGCGACGGACTGCAGGCCATCCCTGCCAAAACAATTGAACTATAAAATAATTTAGAGAAAGAATTCAGGCTGATATTTGAATGCTTAATTGTGCAATTCAGGATATAAAGGAAAAGATTCGCAGAGAGATTTAACTTCGGCTTTAATTTGAGTAATTGTGCCTTCATTCTCTACATCATTCACAACACGATCTATAAATTCTACAATTAATTTCATTTCATCTACACCCATTCCGCGGGTTGTGATCGCTGGCGTTCCAACTCGCATGCCGCTAGTAACAAAAGGACTACGTTGATCGAAGGGAACCATATTCTTATTGACAGTAATGCCAGCTTTTTCAAGAGCTTTTTCAGCAGCTTTCCCGGTAACATTTTTATTCGAAAGATCAATCAAGATTACATGGGTATCTGTACCACCAGATACCAAGTTATAATCCTTACTAGACAATGCATCCGCCATTGTTTTAGCGTTGATTACAATTTGTTTCGCATATGAATTAAATTCCGGTTGAAGTGCTTCACCGAAGGCCACAGCCTTTGCAGCAATAATATGCATCAATGGTCCACCCTGAATTCCCGGCATCACGGTTGAATTTAATAATTCTGAAACCATTTTTACTCGACCGGATTTTGGTGCCACAACACCCCATGAATTTTCTACATCCTTACCCATCATTATCATGCCACCGCGAGGGCCACGCAATGTTTTATGGGTTGTGGTGGTTACTACATCACAATATGGCATAGGTGATGGATGAATCCCTGCGGCTACTAAACCGGCAGGATGGGCAATATCTGCCATAAGAAAAGCACCAACCTCATCGGCTATTTCACGAAATTGTTCAAATTCAATAAACCTTGGATAAGCGCTACCACCACAAATAATAAGTTTTGGTTTATGTTCTTTAGCCAATTTTCGGACATCATCAAAATTGACACGGCCTGTTTCTCGGGTAACTTGGTAAGAAACAACATTATATAATTTACCGGAAAAGTTTACAGGGCTTCCGTGAGTCAAATGTCCGCCGTGAGCTAAATCCAACCCCATAATTGTATCGCCAACATTAACAAAAGTCATAAGGGCAGCCATATTGGCTTGGGAACCCGAGTGTGGTTGCACATTGGCATATTCACAATTGAATAATTCTTTTGCACGATCGCGAGCCAAATTTTCAGCTTCATCTACGTGCTCACAACCGCCATAATAACGCGCGCCGGGATATCCCTCCGCATACTTATTGGTCATTACGCCACCAGCCATTTCAAGAATTGGGTAGCTTACAAAATTTTCAGATGCAATCAACTCCAGGGTATGGTCTTCCCTAGAAACCTCACGCATCAATATTTCATATAATTTAGGATCGGCTTTTAGTAAAGTAGAAAAAGTAGCCTTGGCAGATGCCATTTATTACCACCCTTTACCTTTATTTAATCTTTCAGATACCCATTGGTAACAAGCAGTTTCTGCTTTGATGTATCCCTTATTTTTCACTTCAGCATCCATCATAAACCATTGTGCTTTTCCGAAAAGGACTTCATTTTCTTTCAGCCATTCTTTAGAGCGACTGTACCGAGAATAACCTTTAGATTCTGCGTCCTCAAATGCATTATATGCTAAAGTAGCAATAACACGGTCATTAATAGAAATTTCACCTGAACGACAAGCTTGAAAAGCTTTGTAATAAACATTTCCTTTGGCACCATAAGCTTCACCTTCTCCAGAAAGGGTGACTGCCTTATCGGCCCAATCGAATGCTGAACTATAATCTTGGTCCTCGACATAAACGTCCGAAATTTTAACGGCTACTCGAAAATCACGTGGATCTAGTCGAAATAATCTTTCATAAGTTTTGGCGGCTTCAGTTAGCCGATCTGCCAAATCATATGCACTGGCCAATTTTCGGAAGGCCACTTTGCTTGTAGGATCAGTATTCACAACCTGTTTTAGGATCTTGGCGGCATCATTCGGACGGTCAGCCGCACTGAGTCTGTCAGCATAATCTAACCCATAAGAAATATTATCAGTATTATTATCGTATCTAGTTTTATATACATCTAATGGATCTCTACCACTTGCTTCATAAGCCGCTGCCAAATCACTTTGCGCACCTTCATTATTTGGTTGCAATTTCAATAAGTCTTTTAAAACTGCTATTTGGTCATCATATTTCTCCTGGTCACCATAAAGTTTGGCTAATTCACTTTTAATATCTACATCTTCTGGTGCCAAAAACGATAAACGATCTAATTCATCCATCCGCAAATCGGTCTTACCTTGTTTATCGTAAGCAAAAGCGAGACGTTTTCTTAAATCAACATTGTCGGGAAGGAATGAAAGTCCTTTTAGAAGAACTGTAGCGGAGCTGTCATACTTGCCCATATATTCATAGGCAATAGCATAATAAAGATATACCTCTTTAGGATCATCACGATCACAACCAAGATCGGTCAATTCACCATAAGCGCGAACGGTAGCTTCCCAATCACGGTTTTTATAAAATTCGGCGGCACTGCTAAATACTCTTGGGCAACGTACTTTTCGAATGGAATCTTGCCGAGCGAATTCAGCAGCATCTGCATCAGCGCTAGACTGTTCAGGCGGTGTACACATTGTCATAAAAACAGATGCGACACCTAAAATTAATAGTTTTTTAATTAAGTTCTTTTTGTTCATTGTTTTGCTCTCCTCCTGAGAAACCAGACATCTCCCAGACTAAGTCCTATTGTAAAATCTTTAATTATTTCTTTGTGACCACCCTCCATGGATCTGGATCCTTTGCGATAAGAAATATCTAATTGGTTTCCAGTGGCGGCGAATTTAAATCCAAACCCCAGAGAAATCCCATTTTCATTTATTGTTTTTCCACTATATCTCAAACCATATGTTTCTTTATATGAACCAAGTCGCAATGTTATACGGTCTTGCCACGACCTCGCGTCCAAATTCCCAAATCGAACCATTCCTGCACCCAAATGAGTTTTTGACCCAATTTGCTCTTTAATTATGCTGGCATAGTTTGCATTGGTCGCCTCATCGTTCCACAATTGAAATTCGGTAAAAATATTCATATTATTCTTAAAAGATACATTGAAACCAAGACTGAAACTATTGGGTGCATAAATATTGGATATATTAATT is a genomic window of Candidatus Neomarinimicrobiota bacterium containing:
- the dctP gene encoding TRAP transporter substrate-binding protein DctP, with product MNRIIPILLICFSVQFLWAKKVIVKMATLAPEGTEWHGLLVDLGQQWTKATDGEVRLRIYPGGVVGDEADMIRKMRIGQIHGAAITNEGMTEINPYFTAFYMPMLYQSYDEVDFVRAKLNDDLISVTEENGFKILTMVDVGWAYWFSTKPVYIPDDLKKTKIFIWAGDYKSTALYEKHGYQPVPLAMTDVLSGLQTGLINSIGFNPMYALSQQLFGIADNMLNMKWGNLTAAVIIDNRTWNRIKPKHQKAMLEIAQKIGEGFQEKNRHETDKAVEVMKEYGLTVNTPSPEQVVEWKSLIEKMYPDIRGSLIDAPVFDKLMQIKKEMESR
- a CDS encoding serine hydroxymethyltransferase, whose translation is MASAKATFSTLLKADPKLYEILMREVSREDHTLELIASENFVSYPILEMAGGVMTNKYAEGYPGARYYGGCEHVDEAENLARDRAKELFNCEYANVQPHSGSQANMAALMTFVNVGDTIMGLDLAHGGHLTHGSPVNFSGKLYNVVSYQVTRETGRVNFDDVRKLAKEHKPKLIICGGSAYPRFIEFEQFREIADEVGAFLMADIAHPAGLVAAGIHPSPMPYCDVVTTTTHKTLRGPRGGMIMMGKDVENSWGVVAPKSGRVKMVSELLNSTVMPGIQGGPLMHIIAAKAVAFGEALQPEFNSYAKQIVINAKTMADALSSKDYNLVSGGTDTHVILIDLSNKNVTGKAAEKALEKAGITVNKNMVPFDQRSPFVTSGMRVGTPAITTRGMGVDEMKLIVEFIDRVVNDVENEGTITQIKAEVKSLCESFPLYPELHN